Proteins encoded in a region of the Magallana gigas chromosome 8, xbMagGiga1.1, whole genome shotgun sequence genome:
- the LOC105330638 gene encoding uncharacterized protein, which produces MAQLKRFTTFGDRAATSVFEDKNEFVRYGALGARPASTDYDVSPQKDRQSARDSQNEVTAVSVEDGSPSQGQTQGHTETPEPVYSKVVPRRDRERRADMSHSNEAFVLEEVVLVSNESLPSSPSNGSSYSGYSRVHETSQKPTSPRLSLRSSVLILLSMVAIVISVTFIWYFNEDQKDIPELSTVTFVFPRTSSQPYISTQSPVNTITSSATTSLTDQSSVTTQSSNSTASSTIQHTNTTSTFIPMNTTEDTNNTIESTTESLTTSSTAKSTNQSEPTASTTNDQNTTQPITPINVTASVTTSPAEQSTTQPHEETTETLNSTGTPTIQATTNTTPTVDMSATNRTTDTELTTMTRGSPTIATDSTNATTYSPTTTTTTTTILNTAITTTDSNATTTTTKKTIESSTKTTITPTTTTTLITTEPTTTTSTTKPTTTTTLKPSEPVTTTEQATTTTATPTTTTTEPTTTVTEPLTSEPLTTILTTLELTTTEQRIEQTTTTPTTTREPTTTTTTTTTTEPTTTTKITTTEPTTSTTEPTTSTTEPTTTMKITTTERTTTTTQPATTTKITTTERTTTTQPTTTTTQPTTTTTQPTTTTTQPTTTTTQPTTTTTQPTTTTTQPTTTTTLQLVLNL; this is translated from the exons ATGGCGCAACTCAAACGTTTTACTACG TTTGGTGACCGTGCTGCTACCTCTGTGTTTGAGGACAAGAATGAGTTCGTGAGGTACGGAGCCCTGGGGGCAAGGCCAGCCTCCACTGACTACGACGTGTCACCGCAAAAAGACCGGCAATCAGCGCGAGATTCCCAGAACGAGGTTACCGCCGTCAGTGTGGAGGACGGGTCTCCTTCCCAAGGTCAAACTCAAGGTCACACCGAGACTCCGGAGCCCGTGTACAGTAAAGTCGTTCCCcggagagacagagagagacggGCAGACATGTCGCACAGTAACGAGGCGTTCGTCTTGGAGGAAGTTGTTCTGGTCTCCAACGAGTCGCTTCCGTCCTCCCCGAGTAATGGATCGTCATACAGCG GTTATTCCAGGGTGCACGAAACCTCGCAAAAGCCAACTAGTCCCCGACTGTCCCTCCGGAGCTCTGTCCTTATCCTGCTCTCTATGGTGGCCATAGTCATCAGCGTCACATTCATCTGGTATTTCAATG AGGACCAGAAAGACATTCCAGAACTAT CAACTGTGACGTTTGTATTTCCAAGAACCTCATCCCAGCCATATATATCTACGCAATCCCCGG TGAATACAATAACATCATCAGCAACAACTTCCCTTACTGACCAATCATCTGTCACAACGCAGTCAAGTAACTCCACTGCTTCGTCTACGATACAACATACAAACACGACAAGTACATTCATTCCTATGAATACCACAGAAGATACTAATAACACTATCGAATCAACCACAGAATCGTTGACAACATCTTCGACTGCCAAATCTACAAACCAATCAGAACCAACAGCTTCTACAACAAATGATCAAAACACAACACAGCCAATAACTCCAATCAATGTCACGGCTTCAGTAACAACATCACCAGCAGAGCAGTCGACAACACAACCACATGAAGAAACAACAGAAACGTTGAATTCAACAGGAACCCCGACAATCCAAGCAACCACGAACACCACTCCTACAGTGGACATGTCAGCTACTAATAGAACAACAGATACTGAATTAACAACCATGACAAGAGGTTCACCCACAATAGCGACAGATTCGACCAATGCAACAACATATTCACCAACAACAACGACAACTACAACAACAATTCTAAATACAGCAATAACAACGACAGATTCAAatgcaacaacaacaacaacaaagaaaacTATTGAATCATCTACAAAAACTACAATAACACCAACAACTACCACTACACTTATAACAACTGAACCAACTACAACAACATCTACAACAAAACCAACAACTACCACAACACTTAAACCTTCCGAACCAGTTACAACAACAGAGCAGGCAACAACAACTACAGCAACACCTACAACCACTACAACAGAACCAACTACAACAGTGACAGAACCACTTACATCAGAACCACTTACAACAATACTGACAACATTAGAACTAACAACAACCGAACAAAGAATAGAACAAACTACAACAACACCAACAACAACGAGAGAACCAactacaacaacgacaacaacaacgacgacagaaCCAACTACAACAACGAAAATAACAACGACAGAACCAACTACATCTACGACAGAACCAACTACATCTACGACAGAACCAACTACaacaatgaaaataacaacGACAGAACGAACAACAACAACGACACAACCAGCGACAACAACGAAAATAACAACCACAGAACGAACAACAACGACACAACCAACTACCACAACAACACAACCAACGACAACAACGACACAACCAACGACAACAACGACACAACCAACGACAACAACGACACAACCAACGACAACAACGACACAACCAACGACAACAACGACACAGCCAACGACAACAACGACACTCCAACTTGTGCTTAACCTCTGA